ACACTCCTGCGCTCAAATCCGATatgttttacaaattttttttattaagtttcgAAAATCAAACTCATtgattaatacaatatattcatatttgatatgacGATCAATTCACTAAtgtcatatatttatatttgatatcgCAATCAATCCATTAATTCTGTATATTCATGTTTGATATGATAATCAATtcattaattaatcattaatgtcTGCTAACATATCTGAAAATTATCCATACTTAATAGCGGTCGATCGACTACATTAACTGATCGGCCCCGACCGGTACACTTCATATAGCacaataaactatattttttatccatttACATTTTATCTTTAAGAACTAATCATACCATTCtttccaaacaaaaattattttatagaaaatcatttactaaaaaaaatatatatgccTTTTTCATCTTGCCTTCCAACTCTTGTGTAGAATCACATTAGTCTCCAGGTACTCACATTTTAACCATATTAATGTCTCTACTTTGAACCATCTTATCTCATGATCTTCAACTCTTATTTGTCTAACATCATAACATAAATCTAGTTTCAACTTCAttgatttctaaaataaaaaccctattttatatgtattttttcaattgatatACATGAATATATTATTCAGTTTAACCAGATGAAGTGGTAAAACAATCTCATAACCAACCTATCTTCTTATGAATAtgatatagtataatataataaagttaagagtcaacttttagggtttagattatatcaaaatatgatatgatatggtaTAATAAATTTCTAGATTATATCACTCACCTCATACTTATAGTAGAAAAAAACCTCCATGGTTACACATTACAAACTTTAAGGGTCTCGTAAACATTGACAAGTTAtcatatagttttatatttgtCATATCTTCTTAAGTCTATTGCAATAATTTGGGTCACACCAAAACATTTTTAAGTATCTCAATACTATTGTAAATTTGACTAATGGCAAGATCTTGTCTCAACTCTCCAACCTTGTGTTTGAATGATGaattcaacaatttcaaaaaattgaaaaacatattaCTTGAATTACGTGcaactgaattttttttatttcttaaataatttatttggttggagtaattaaaatattttagatttaaattttcttgtttcgctaaaaaaattatttttattttaagtcaaACTTAACTCTACCATCCATCGAGCGTAAGTTGAATTAACTCGGCTTGACTCTACCTTGACCAACTCGATTCAATCTTGTACGTTTTCCAACTCAGCTTGACCTTCAACCTTGGTTGATTCAACTTGAGCTTCGGTCCTAGTTTGCTCAGCATGACCTTTGACCCCAATCGACTTAGCTCAACCTTTGGTTTATGAAAAATTTGCTTGGGCTTATGTTGAATTGGCTCGACCTTCAGTTATGCCAAATTGGCATGAACCAACATGCCTTAACCTTATGGGTGACTTGGGTCGACTTTTGGCTCAGGTCCATATAGCTCAACCATCGATCCAGACCTAGTCGACTGGACCTTTGACTTTGATCGAAGATCGAATTAAGTCAATTCAGGCTTATAGTCGAGTCGAGTTGCTCAGGCTAGATGTTAAGATGATTTGGTCAAACCTGAAGTTCAATGTGAGTCAACTTGTTGAACTTGTGCACTTTTTTCATCCTAACCAATGAAAAATTCCACAActtatgaaatttcaattttcttcttttttttgtgtgaatttcaaattctattattttagttatttgaaaTGGCTtcttaaaaatacttaatttcaaatttcttttaatttttccttctaaacaagttaatttacttaaaaaaagttcaaattcttcaaataaatgaattacTCTCTTAAATGGTCTCATGTTGTTacatatattatctttattttatatttatcttttatccttagttagtttgttattatttcttatttgtattttgcgcttaacccatatttcttctattattaatagaggaccctatgtgtatattcaacacaaaagAATTAATatcatacataattttcactatattctgGTGCCATTGTCACTATATTCGTCGCTGCCGATGGTAGCGCCATCTACTGTCGGCGTCAGCGCCACCATCTACTGTCGGCGTCAGCGCCGTCATCTACTATTATTGTCTACCGCTGTCATTATCGAAGTTTAAGTTTTGACCGACAATCACATGGCTTTGATTGTCTCGGTTAGGCAACCACCATGTTATTAACGATGCCTTCATCGAAACTCTTCGCGCTATCAGCATCTTTTGAAGTTATGAATTTGCTCCCTTTTTCGTCATGCATGGTGGCATGTCTAGTAGCAATTCAGAGCGTCGATGTCGCTCGTTTTCCACTTTCAGGTTCATCATGCGTTGTCGCACGTCCCGTGTCCTCTCAGGCATGTATTTAGAGCATCAAAGttactttttttcctttttcaagtgCCTTGATTGGATAatcttggattttttttaagatttctcTCTCCTATTTATCCATGGTTTCTTCCGTTGCTGACTCTTCTGACCTCTCTTTGGTCATCATTGCATTTGACCCGTTCATATGTGTTTTTttccatggaaaagatgatttttgttagtttatttatagctGTGGTGACTCTCCAACAATTACCTCTTTATCCACTAGTGTCATTTCTCAATGGTGATTTACtagaagagatttacatggagcaacctcccagATTTATTGCTCAAGGGGAGTCTTCTGAGTTGATATTTCGTCTTCTATGTCGTTTTTCAAATCATTAGTaatttggtgtcactcgagtgcaaaaacatatattttcactaagtctttatggattatattagtaacaagcttgatacatacgatttgtatgcactagtttgagggggagtgttagatatattatctttattttatatttatcttttatctttagttaatctattattattttttatttttattttggacttaacccatatttcttctattataaataaatgaccttatgtgtatattcaatacaagagaattaatctcatacataattttcactatattcaacccATGCAAACACAACACAAAGATTTAATATACATGTTCTTAATAAAtcttctaaaaattaaattattctcttTAATTTTCCATTTGTctaattataagttaaattaagtCTTAATTTGATCTTCATAATATCCTATAGTGCctacaaaaaactaaaatagaatGTAGAATTTTTGTCATATATTATTCTAACAACTATTACTCCATACAATCTAAGTATCTCTTTGATAaacaaatgtgtttatctttACATAGAAATCTCCAATTTTACTAATATGAGATAAATACTCTTTGTGAAATATCCCCGATGATTCATACAACATTAAGTTTTTATATTGTTCGTTACACATGGGTAACATAATTTATATAGATGATGTTATCTCGATTAGAATAGATATATCTAATTGTTATAAGATGTTACCTTGACTATGGTACTTTAACTTTAAGTTCTCTTAAGTTAAACATGATAATACGTTGATAAGTTTTAAGTGAgtttgttttgtattttcttgaatataagtttaatttgtttcatttttgtctttcttttcaataaattatttcataaaagaTTATTATTGAACTATGAAACGCTAGCTTAAttgaaatgttattatttaaaatgaaacctaccataacttttattaaaaaaatataaaatcttatattattaaataattaaaaactataattaataataaatttattgacttttatttcattattttatcacATTAAATGATATAATTTCAGAAACGCGTTTTATTTAATactaacttaattttaattattttttagtagtTATATATATGATGCATAAGTCTGGCGCATGTTAATTTCATGATCGTCCTCAATTAACTCTCTTGAttccatttaaaaaattgtagttGAGACCTTGTTTTAGAGGATGAAATTATATCCACTGAACCAACCAGGCACCTTTATGAAACCATAGAAATTTGATTTAAACTTACGTTTATTAATTGACTGTGTAAATTTAACTATATCCGAGAAGAAGCCTCCTAGGTAACGGCGTGTTCTTATTCAGACGCGGCTGACGAAGTTGACTGTTGCCTGCCAGATTAGCTCCTACCACAGCCAGCCAAAACCAGCCTCTCACTTTCCTTACCAAATCAAacatttcatctttctttctttctttctaactCGTTTTTCCACCCACAATCCTTCCTTTTCACGcctctcttctctttccttttatTCCTTTCTTTCATTCCCTCCCTCTCTCTTCCCCATACCATCAAAACCAAACCacctttttcttcatcttcatcttctctctcaACAAACAAACAGATACCATTTGCCTAACACACTGTTTTTCTTTTGCCTTCTGCATCTTCCCACTTTTTCTGTTCTTGTTTTGTGTTGTTGTGCACCCATTTCAACTTTTTAAGTTTTTCCCTCTTTCTCAATTTCTTCATACCACCAAAAGACATAATAAAGACTGTAGCTTTGCTTTGACAACATCATGGTACACTATCACCGCTCCCATCAACCCAGAAAGCCTAATGCAGACTCCACCAGAGATGAAGACTCTCACACCATCATCACCTTGGATTGCTCAACCTCTTCCTACTACATCAAGAGAACCAGGCCAAAGCTCTTGTCTTTTCTCCTTCTCATCACCTTCCTCTCTTGCTGCTACGTCTTCGCTCCTCTTTTCCTTCCCacctccttttctttctctcacttGTGTAAGCAACCACCCAGCTTAATCTCTCAAGGTTTTCCCTTCTTTTTTTGGCTCTGTTGTTGGTTTCTCTTTGTGCTGatcctcttttcttcttttcagaCTCTCCCGCTATTCCAAGTCATGGGAACTCAGATGGGGTTGATGTAAATGATTCTACTTGCTCTTCTGTTTCTGCTGGTGAGTAATATTCCTGTTCTCTGTCCTTCTAACCAGTCCTTCTTTTTGTTTGCTTGTGgtgtttgtttgtatttttacGTTGATTACCAAACATAATCATTAAAAAAGGGTAGTCCCTTGGATTTTACTTGGTTTAGTTTATGGCTAACTAAATTCACCTGACCAAGTACTGGAATTTGTGTGTTTTACTGAAAAAGTTCGTGTTGATGATTGgttttaatgattgatttttttttaatgataaattttggaaatttatgcttgttttgttgttttcgtGTTATTTTCTccgaataattttttttttgttctcttttggTAACGCAGGAACTATTTGCTGTGATAGAAGTGGTTTTCGTTCTGATGTCTGTGTGATGAAAGGTGATGTGAGAACACACTCTGCTTCATCTTCGATATTACTCTACAATCGGAGGAGCAGTGATAATGTTTCTGTTGGAGAGGAACTCCAACATGAAAAAATCAAGCCATATACTCGAAAATGGGAGACAAGTGTTATGAAGACCATTGATGAATTGAGCCTTATCTCAAAGAAGGTAAATGATGTTGGTGGTTGCGATGTCCAACACGATGTTCCAGCAGTGTTCTTCTCTAATGGGGGCTACACTGGCAATGTTTATCATGAATTCAATGATGGAATCATACCCTTGTACATTACTTCACAGCATTTCAAGAAGAAGGTCGTGTTTGTGATTCTCGAATATCATAGTTGGTGGATCATGAAGTACGGGGACATTCTTTCTCGGCTGTCTGATTTTCCACCAATTGATTTTAGAGGAGACAATAGAACTCATTGCTTTCCAGAAGCCATAGTTGGTCTCAGAATCCATGATGAGTTAACTGTGGATTCTGCATTGATGAAGGGTAACAAGAGCATCGTTGATTTTAGAAACCTTTTGGACCAAGCTTATTGGCCTAGGATCAGGGGTTTGATTCAGAAGGAGGAAAGAAAAGCAcaagagaaatcaagagaaCAACAAATCTCTTCATCTCAATCATCAGACACCTCTGAACAACAGTATATTGAGCAACAAGTGCAAGAAAATCCAATGAAAAAGCCAAAGTTGGTTATTCTTTCTAGAAGTGGGTCAAGAGCCATAACCAATGAGAATTTGTTGGTGAAGATGGCGAAGGAAATTGGGTTTATGGTGAAAGTCTTAAAACCAGACAGCACAACAGAAATGGCCAAGATTTATAGGACTCTTAATGCAAGTGATGTCATGATTGGTGTTCATGGAGCAGCAATGActcattttatgtttttgagaCCTGGCTCTGTGTTTATACAAGTTGTTCCTCTTGGAACCACATGGGCAGCTGAAACTTATTACGGAGAACCTGCAAGGAAGCTTGGCTTGAAATACGTTGGTTATGAAATTCATCCTAGAGAAAGCACTTTATATgagaaatatgataaaaat
This sequence is a window from Vigna angularis cultivar LongXiaoDou No.4 chromosome 2, ASM1680809v1, whole genome shotgun sequence. Protein-coding genes within it:
- the LOC108330078 gene encoding xylan glycosyltransferase MUCI21; the protein is MVHYHRSHQPRKPNADSTRDEDSHTIITLDCSTSSYYIKRTRPKLLSFLLLITFLSCCYVFAPLFLPTSFSFSHLYSPAIPSHGNSDGVDVNDSTCSSVSAGTICCDRSGFRSDVCVMKGDVRTHSASSSILLYNRRSSDNVSVGEELQHEKIKPYTRKWETSVMKTIDELSLISKKVNDVGGCDVQHDVPAVFFSNGGYTGNVYHEFNDGIIPLYITSQHFKKKVVFVILEYHSWWIMKYGDILSRLSDFPPIDFRGDNRTHCFPEAIVGLRIHDELTVDSALMKGNKSIVDFRNLLDQAYWPRIRGLIQKEERKAQEKSREQQISSSQSSDTSEQQYIEQQVQENPMKKPKLVILSRSGSRAITNENLLVKMAKEIGFMVKVLKPDSTTEMAKIYRTLNASDVMIGVHGAAMTHFMFLRPGSVFIQVVPLGTTWAAETYYGEPARKLGLKYVGYEIHPRESTLYEKYDKNDPILRDPTSINKKGWEYTKKIYLDSQNVILDLGRFKKRLHRAYEYTLSRSKLNLQHQPL